A single Henriciella sp. AS95 DNA region contains:
- a CDS encoding alpha/beta hydrolase, whose translation MTPIKTLAFLATASCAMALLAACATETSTQEADAETTESQQVAASEPAAETREQLVLSAAPCNEPPVDRCVRGEECGTLVAAQGPAVNPATDRNYYLDYSCDLKKGDKVNLVLNLHGAGSYGNWQRHYFPIADHVDDYNLVVATPNSPTQFWTEGDDEHFKTIISSLIEEIGAENIASFWMAGHSQGGITSRRLICTPFFEDKVDGFLSLSGGRVSRAPLSPDFYRPGMARRTLPATFPEEVIPQCDFSHIYTTGELEITELPETSVWADKYDCDARIESAVSDSDPGYVYDNSSQTDPNPVWGLEARPGDAEVFVYPNCKGDRVVADVVRLDKGHTEGLEPKVTETIVKLMISAPGGKIASGAE comes from the coding sequence ATGACACCGATCAAGACGCTCGCTTTCCTCGCGACGGCAAGCTGCGCCATGGCGCTACTGGCGGCCTGCGCGACCGAAACATCTACGCAAGAGGCTGACGCCGAAACCACTGAAAGCCAGCAGGTTGCTGCGTCCGAACCGGCGGCCGAGACCAGAGAACAGCTCGTTCTGTCTGCTGCGCCTTGCAACGAGCCCCCTGTCGACCGCTGTGTGCGCGGCGAAGAGTGCGGAACACTTGTGGCCGCGCAGGGCCCTGCGGTGAACCCTGCTACCGATCGCAATTATTATCTCGACTATTCCTGCGACCTCAAAAAAGGCGACAAGGTCAATCTCGTGCTGAACCTGCATGGCGCAGGCTCCTATGGAAACTGGCAGCGCCATTATTTTCCGATCGCCGACCATGTCGACGACTACAACCTCGTCGTCGCGACGCCGAACTCGCCGACCCAGTTCTGGACCGAAGGCGATGACGAGCATTTCAAGACAATTATCAGCTCGCTCATCGAGGAGATTGGCGCGGAGAATATCGCATCCTTCTGGATGGCCGGGCACTCGCAGGGCGGCATTACCTCGCGGCGGCTGATCTGCACGCCCTTCTTCGAGGACAAGGTGGATGGGTTTCTGAGCCTGTCCGGCGGACGCGTCAGCCGCGCGCCGCTCTCGCCTGACTTCTACCGTCCCGGCATGGCGCGTCGCACGCTTCCGGCGACCTTCCCGGAGGAGGTTATCCCGCAATGCGACTTCAGCCATATCTACACGACGGGCGAGCTTGAGATCACCGAACTGCCGGAGACGTCCGTCTGGGCCGACAAATATGACTGCGACGCGCGGATTGAGAGCGCGGTCAGCGACAGTGATCCGGGCTATGTCTATGACAATTCCAGCCAGACTGACCCGAACCCCGTCTGGGGGCTTGAGGCACGGCCGGGCGATGCAGAGGTGTTCGTCTACCCGAACTGCAAGGGCGACCGCGTGGTGGCCGATGTCGTCCGGCTCGACAAGGGTCACACCGAAGGGCTTGAGCCGAAGGTGACGGAAACGATCGTGAAGCTGATGATCAGCGCCCCCGGCGGCAAGATCGCCAGCGGGGCGGAGTAG
- a CDS encoding SDR family oxidoreductase → MAETKTVIVTGAGSGIGEATARRFSADGWNVVLNGRTRDKLEAVAKDLPDDRTLVVDGDVSNANDVSHLIAQTTDRFGAIDCLVNNAGVAQMGEPGDLTLEQFQMMMDINVTGIFNTVNAALPQLKTAKGSIVNTSSVSGLGGDWQMFGYNTSKGAVSNMTRAMALDLGKHGVRVNAVAPSVTRTQMSEGIREDEDKLAKVKNRIPMKRAAEPEEIASVIAFLAGPDAGFVNGVILPVDGGLTASNGQPNFD, encoded by the coding sequence ATGGCAGAGACGAAAACCGTAATCGTGACCGGCGCAGGTTCAGGCATCGGCGAAGCAACCGCGCGGCGCTTTTCAGCAGACGGTTGGAATGTCGTCCTGAATGGCCGCACACGCGACAAACTCGAAGCCGTCGCCAAAGACCTGCCGGATGATCGCACGCTGGTGGTCGATGGAGACGTCTCGAACGCCAATGATGTGAGCCATTTGATCGCGCAAACCACAGACCGGTTCGGCGCGATTGACTGCCTCGTCAACAATGCAGGTGTCGCGCAGATGGGCGAGCCGGGAGACCTCACCCTGGAACAGTTCCAGATGATGATGGACATCAATGTGACCGGCATCTTCAACACGGTGAACGCGGCCCTGCCGCAGCTGAAGACCGCCAAGGGATCGATCGTGAACACCTCGTCGGTGTCGGGTCTTGGCGGTGACTGGCAGATGTTCGGCTACAACACATCCAAGGGCGCGGTATCCAACATGACGCGGGCCATGGCGCTGGACCTCGGCAAACATGGCGTGCGGGTCAATGCGGTGGCGCCAAGTGTGACGCGCACGCAGATGTCCGAAGGCATCCGCGAGGATGAGGACAAGCTCGCCAAGGTGAAGAACCGCATTCCAATGAAGCGGGCCGCCGAGCCGGAAGAGATTGCGAGCGTGATTGCTTTTCTGGCCGGTCCTGATGCAGGCTTTGTGAATGGCGTGATCCTGCCGGTGGATGGCGGACTGACCGCTTCAAACGGGCAACCGAATTTCGACTGA
- a CDS encoding acyl-CoA thioester hydrolase/BAAT C-terminal domain-containing protein — protein MLFSFRQLGAAACLALPLILSSCQSAPGTPMSAAQAAPPAIPDDVIELREPDLIANFYPATTTDAPGPAILMFGGSEGGLSDGVARDAEALRAEGFSVLQISFYRFEGQEQNLEMVPLERFDRALDWLLARGEVDAGRVGIFGTSKGAEAALIVASRRPEIEAVVAIVPSSVSWAGINWDFDGRVPEPSWSLKGEPYPALPYGDFDYKTGLYSLYANGLKAVGEHEEAVIAVEESDAPTLLICGGSDALWPSCPMAEAIEARAEAMGGPEVTVLAYLDAGHGAGGLPSEALDPETADEPLDWGGTRRANRAAQQENWPKTLEFLKETL, from the coding sequence ATGCTGTTTTCGTTCCGCCAGCTTGGCGCGGCTGCCTGTCTTGCTCTGCCCCTGATCCTTTCATCCTGCCAGTCAGCGCCCGGGACGCCGATGAGCGCCGCTCAAGCCGCGCCACCGGCCATACCGGACGATGTCATCGAACTGCGCGAGCCGGACCTGATCGCAAACTTCTATCCCGCCACAACCACCGACGCGCCCGGCCCGGCCATTCTGATGTTTGGCGGGTCCGAAGGCGGGCTGAGCGACGGCGTTGCGCGTGATGCCGAGGCGTTGCGCGCGGAAGGCTTCAGCGTGCTGCAGATCTCTTTCTACCGCTTCGAGGGCCAGGAACAGAACCTTGAAATGGTGCCGCTGGAACGGTTCGACCGCGCCCTCGACTGGCTGCTGGCGCGCGGAGAAGTGGACGCAGGACGCGTCGGCATCTTCGGCACATCGAAGGGTGCGGAAGCGGCGCTGATCGTGGCAAGCCGCCGGCCGGAGATCGAGGCGGTTGTTGCAATCGTCCCGTCGAGCGTCTCGTGGGCCGGCATCAACTGGGACTTTGACGGGCGCGTGCCGGAACCCTCCTGGTCACTGAAGGGCGAGCCCTATCCCGCGCTGCCCTATGGCGACTTCGACTATAAGACAGGCCTCTACTCGCTTTATGCCAATGGGCTGAAGGCTGTCGGCGAGCATGAAGAGGCGGTGATCGCCGTCGAGGAGAGCGACGCACCGACGCTGCTCATCTGCGGCGGGTCGGATGCGCTCTGGCCGAGCTGCCCGATGGCGGAAGCGATCGAAGCGCGGGCCGAGGCAATGGGCGGGCCTGAGGTGACGGTGCTTGCCTATCTGGACGCCGGACATGGCGCGGGCGGCCTGCCATCCGAGGCGCTGGACCCGGAAACCGCGGACGAACCGCTAGACTGGGGTGGCACACGCCGCGCGAACCGGGCCGCGCAGCAGGAGAACTGGCCGAAGACGCTCGAATTCCTGAAAGAGACGCTCTAG
- a CDS encoding helix-turn-helix domain-containing protein, which produces MTDDEISLAEKRLDEVPPESDPEIDALVMETIGRVADKWTMLLIEELTEGGVMRFSQLSRQIPDISQKMLTQTLRSMERDGLVTRTVYPVVPPKVEYELTDLGVRLARAFCGVWVWAERYHDEIRRAREAFDARKDG; this is translated from the coding sequence ATGACGGACGATGAAATTTCTCTCGCCGAGAAGCGCCTGGACGAGGTTCCGCCGGAGTCCGACCCGGAGATCGATGCCCTTGTCATGGAAACGATCGGTCGCGTGGCGGACAAGTGGACCATGCTTCTGATCGAGGAGCTGACCGAAGGCGGGGTGATGCGGTTCTCGCAGCTAAGCCGGCAAATTCCCGATATCAGCCAGAAGATGCTGACGCAGACGCTGCGCTCCATGGAGCGCGACGGTCTGGTGACGCGGACGGTCTATCCGGTCGTCCCGCCAAAGGTCGAATATGAGCTGACCGATCTCGGAGTTCGTCTCGCGCGCGCTTTCTGCGGCGTCTGGGTCTGGGCGGAACGCTATCATGACGAAATCCGTCGGGCGCGGGAAGCGTTCGACGCGCGTAAAGACGGTTGA
- a CDS encoding SDR family oxidoreductase, producing the protein MKLSGNTILITGGGSGIGRALAHRFHDLGNTVIVAGRTKAKLDDTIAGRDRMHAMTFDAGDAGSIEDLTARVLDEHPALNVLMNNAGIMRYEDLLADPVDVEIAEATIATNLLGPIRLTSALLPHLRAQPRASVVNVTSGLAFVPWTKTAAYNATKAGLHSWTVALRHKLRQTSVDVIEIAPPAVQTELTPGQSTREGYMPLEAFIDETMANFEADPDARENLVKNVHFLRFAEAEGRFYETVEQLNEALGG; encoded by the coding sequence ATGAAACTCTCAGGAAACACGATCCTCATCACCGGTGGTGGCTCCGGTATCGGCCGCGCCCTTGCGCACCGCTTCCACGATCTTGGCAACACCGTCATCGTCGCGGGCCGCACCAAGGCGAAGCTGGACGACACCATCGCCGGTCGGGACCGCATGCACGCCATGACCTTCGATGCCGGAGATGCCGGCTCCATCGAGGACCTCACGGCCCGCGTGCTGGATGAGCACCCGGCCCTCAACGTCCTCATGAACAATGCCGGCATCATGCGCTATGAGGACCTGCTGGCCGACCCCGTGGATGTCGAGATTGCCGAAGCGACCATCGCCACCAATCTTCTGGGACCCATCCGCCTGACCTCGGCGCTCCTGCCGCATCTGCGGGCTCAGCCGCGGGCCAGTGTGGTGAACGTCACATCAGGCCTCGCCTTTGTGCCCTGGACGAAGACCGCCGCCTATAACGCCACCAAGGCCGGACTTCATTCATGGACCGTGGCCTTGCGCCACAAGCTCAGGCAGACATCGGTGGACGTGATTGAGATCGCCCCGCCAGCGGTCCAGACCGAACTGACGCCAGGCCAGTCCACGCGGGAGGGCTATATGCCGCTTGAGGCCTTCATCGATGAGACCATGGCCAACTTTGAGGCCGACCCGGATGCGCGCGAGAACCTCGTGAAGAACGTCCACTTCCTGCGGTTTGCAGAAGCGGAGGGCCGCTTCTACGAGACCGTGGAGCAGTTGAACGAAGCCCTCGGCGGGTAA
- a CDS encoding arylamine N-acetyltransferase: MGARGPLACAATVRHLFAMTLDLDAYLKRIAYDGPARADLETLNALHEAHINAVPFENLDVHAGRPVTLSLEAAYDEIVTRHKGGWCYEMNTVFGWALAEIGFDVTRIGAGVRRASLGDEAMGNHLALLVRLDRDYLADVGFGSTQVTAIPLEEGVTDHAPVRMAMARTEDGYWRLHEGGPGAVMSYDFRAELADEALLAERHAWQITDPNSIFYKTLSAKIRRGTKHFTLRGRVLETQMPGRSQQRTLNTPEEVSGVLNDVFGLEEPDLEALWPKICARHKQLFPHASRQPVG; this comes from the coding sequence GTGGGCGCGCGCGGGCCGCTTGCATGCGCGGCGACTGTCCGTCATCTCTTCGCGATGACGCTGGACCTCGACGCCTATCTGAAACGCATCGCCTATGACGGCCCGGCGCGGGCCGACCTTGAGACGCTGAATGCGCTGCACGAGGCGCATATCAATGCGGTGCCGTTCGAGAATCTCGATGTTCATGCCGGGCGGCCTGTGACGCTGTCGCTGGAGGCCGCATATGATGAGATCGTCACGCGGCACAAAGGCGGCTGGTGCTATGAGATGAATACCGTGTTCGGCTGGGCGCTGGCGGAGATTGGCTTCGATGTCACGCGCATCGGCGCGGGCGTGCGGCGCGCGTCTTTGGGGGACGAGGCGATGGGCAATCATCTGGCCCTGCTGGTGCGTCTGGACCGCGACTATCTCGCTGATGTCGGGTTTGGCAGCACGCAGGTAACAGCCATCCCGCTTGAAGAAGGCGTGACCGATCATGCGCCGGTGCGGATGGCCATGGCGCGCACCGAAGATGGCTACTGGCGCCTGCATGAGGGCGGGCCGGGCGCTGTCATGAGCTATGATTTCCGGGCCGAGCTGGCAGACGAGGCCTTGCTGGCCGAGCGGCATGCCTGGCAGATCACCGATCCCAACAGCATCTTCTACAAGACGCTTTCGGCAAAGATCCGGCGCGGGACGAAGCATTTTACGCTGCGCGGGCGGGTGCTGGAAACGCAGATGCCGGGACGCAGCCAGCAGCGCACGCTCAACACGCCCGAGGAGGTGTCAGGCGTGCTGAACGATGTGTTCGGACTTGAGGAGCCCGACCTTGAAGCGCTCTGGCCAAAAATCTGCGCGCGCCACAAACAGCTTTTCCCGCATGCCTCCCGCCAGCCCGTCGGCTGA
- a CDS encoding 2OG-Fe(II) oxygenase, producing MQQVSDYPFLRRSHFDDILQKPRTPYSKAAPFPHAVIDNFLPAGLADAVEQAFPTRKLESFDQPDNAFQKNKLGRTQDNEFVGVPATIRHLLYDLNGPVFVNFLERLTGISGLIPDPHYRGGALHQILPGGFLKIHADFNQHRHLKLDRRLNVLIYFNKDWKPEYGGDLELWDRDMSACVQKVSPIFNRGVIFSTTSTSYHGHPEPLQCPPDRTRNSIAMYYYSNGRPESERRDFHSTLWQEPGAKPVDG from the coding sequence ATGCAACAGGTCTCAGACTACCCGTTCCTTCGTCGCAGTCATTTTGACGACATCCTGCAGAAACCGCGCACGCCTTATTCCAAAGCGGCGCCGTTTCCACATGCAGTGATCGATAACTTTCTACCTGCAGGCCTCGCCGACGCGGTCGAACAAGCCTTCCCGACGCGCAAGCTGGAAAGTTTCGACCAACCCGATAATGCGTTTCAGAAGAACAAGCTGGGCCGGACACAGGACAATGAATTTGTGGGCGTCCCGGCGACGATCCGGCATTTGCTTTACGATCTCAACGGACCTGTCTTTGTCAATTTTTTGGAGAGGCTGACAGGGATTAGTGGCCTGATCCCCGATCCGCATTATCGCGGCGGCGCGTTGCACCAGATTCTGCCGGGGGGATTTCTGAAAATACATGCCGATTTCAATCAGCATCGTCACCTGAAGCTCGACCGGCGCCTTAACGTCCTCATCTACTTCAATAAGGACTGGAAACCCGAATATGGCGGTGACCTGGAATTGTGGGACCGGGATATGAGCGCTTGCGTCCAGAAAGTCAGCCCGATCTTCAATCGGGGCGTGATATTCAGTACGACGTCGACATCCTATCATGGTCATCCAGAGCCATTGCAGTGCCCCCCTGACCGGACCCGGAATTCCATCGCGATGTACTATTACTCGAACGGTCGCCCGGAAAGCGAACGCCGTGACTTCCATTCAACACTCTGGCAGGAGCCGGGCGCAAAACCTGTCGACGGCTAG
- a CDS encoding DUF1801 domain-containing protein: MGASVTLPNIPAAVKAVYDAYPKPARTQLLKLRDLVFETAASLPETGPITETLKWGEPSYLNKACTTIRLAWSPKRPDAIGLFVNCQTTLLDEWRTHYSDTLDLIGNREIRLSLGAPLPLDTLRHCIAMALTYKTRKGGV, from the coding sequence TTGGGCGCCAGCGTCACCCTTCCGAATATCCCGGCCGCCGTGAAAGCGGTCTATGACGCATACCCGAAGCCCGCGCGCACTCAGCTCCTGAAACTGCGTGACCTCGTCTTCGAGACCGCCGCCAGCTTGCCCGAAACCGGCCCGATTACAGAGACGCTGAAATGGGGCGAGCCGTCCTATCTGAACAAGGCTTGCACGACGATCCGCCTCGCCTGGTCACCCAAACGCCCGGACGCTATCGGCCTCTTCGTCAATTGCCAGACGACCCTGCTCGATGAGTGGCGCACGCACTATTCCGATACCCTTGACCTCATCGGCAACCGCGAAATCCGCCTGTCCCTTGGCGCGCCGCTCCCCCTCGACACTCTCCGCCACTGCATCGCCATGGCGCTCACCTACAAGACGCGGAAGGGCGGGGTATGA
- the thiC gene encoding phosphomethylpyrimidine synthase ThiC — MNKPTPQSEFQTPKVTTGPLPASRKVYTHPKADPSLSVPRRMIDLHPSANEEPVPVYDTSGPYSDPSVTIDVEKGLARPRTDWVLERGGVEEYEGRDVRPEDNGGVSGKHLARQFPTHHRPLKAIGFDPTGSVTLNPKRSDADREANRKPVTQYEFARAGIITKEMIYVAERENLGRQEALENAEAQTAQGESFGAEIPAFVTPEFVRDEIAKGRAIIPANINHAELEPQIIGRNFLVKINANIGNSAVTSSVEEEVDKMVWATRWGADNVMDLSTGRNIHNTREWIIRNSPVPIGTVPIYQALEKVNGVAEDLTWEVYRDTLIEQAEQGVDYFTIHAGVRLAYIHLTAKRVTGIVSRGGSIMAKWMLAHHTESFLYTHFEDICDIMRAYDVSFSLGDGLRPGSIADANDAAQFAELETLGELTKIAHAKGCQVMIEGPGHVPMHKIKINMDKQLRECGEAPFYTLGPLTTDIAPGYDHITSGIGAAMIGWYGTAMLCYVTPKEHLGLPDRNDVKVGVITYKLAAHAADLAKGHPAAQIRDDALSRARFEFRWEDQFNLSLDPETARDYHDQTLPKEAHKVAHFCSMCGPKFCSMKITAEVRDYAAGMTDNEKADLEKQAKEAEEGMKAKSAEYEAMGRKLYVERGTK, encoded by the coding sequence ATGAACAAGCCCACCCCCCAATCTGAATTCCAGACCCCCAAAGTCACCACCGGCCCGCTGCCTGCCAGCCGCAAGGTCTACACCCATCCCAAGGCCGACCCGAGCCTCAGCGTCCCGCGCCGGATGATCGATCTTCATCCGTCCGCCAATGAAGAGCCTGTGCCGGTCTATGACACGTCTGGTCCATATTCCGATCCGTCGGTCACGATCGATGTCGAGAAGGGCCTTGCCCGTCCCCGCACTGACTGGGTTCTGGAGCGCGGCGGCGTCGAGGAATATGAGGGCCGCGATGTCCGCCCCGAGGATAATGGCGGCGTCAGCGGCAAGCATCTCGCCCGCCAGTTCCCGACCCATCACCGCCCCCTCAAGGCCATCGGCTTCGACCCGACGGGCAGTGTCACGCTCAACCCGAAGCGCTCCGACGCTGACCGCGAAGCCAATCGCAAACCCGTCACCCAGTATGAATTCGCCCGCGCCGGCATCATCACGAAAGAGATGATCTACGTCGCCGAGCGCGAGAATCTCGGCCGTCAGGAAGCGCTCGAAAACGCGGAGGCGCAGACCGCCCAGGGCGAGTCCTTCGGCGCCGAGATCCCCGCCTTCGTCACCCCGGAATTCGTCCGCGACGAGATCGCCAAAGGCCGCGCCATCATCCCGGCCAATATCAACCATGCCGAGCTTGAACCGCAGATCATTGGCCGCAACTTCCTGGTCAAGATCAACGCCAATATCGGCAACTCGGCCGTCACATCTTCGGTGGAAGAAGAAGTCGACAAGATGGTCTGGGCGACGCGCTGGGGCGCCGACAATGTCATGGACCTCTCCACGGGCCGCAACATCCACAACACGCGCGAATGGATCATCCGCAACAGCCCCGTGCCCATCGGCACCGTGCCGATCTACCAGGCGCTGGAAAAGGTGAACGGCGTCGCCGAGGACCTCACCTGGGAGGTCTATCGCGACACCCTCATCGAGCAGGCCGAGCAGGGCGTGGACTATTTCACCATCCATGCGGGCGTGCGCCTTGCCTATATCCACCTCACCGCCAAGCGCGTCACGGGCATCGTTTCGCGCGGCGGCTCGATCATGGCGAAGTGGATGCTCGCCCACCACACGGAGAGCTTCCTCTACACCCATTTCGAGGACATCTGCGACATCATGCGCGCCTATGATGTCTCCTTCAGCCTCGGAGATGGCCTCCGCCCCGGCTCCATCGCGGACGCCAATGACGCGGCCCAGTTCGCAGAGCTGGAGACACTCGGCGAGCTCACCAAGATCGCCCATGCCAAGGGCTGCCAGGTGATGATCGAGGGGCCGGGCCACGTCCCGATGCACAAGATCAAGATCAATATGGACAAGCAGCTGCGCGAATGCGGCGAGGCGCCTTTCTACACGCTGGGCCCGCTCACCACCGACATCGCGCCCGGCTATGACCACATCACAAGCGGCATCGGCGCGGCGATGATCGGCTGGTACGGCACGGCCATGCTCTGCTACGTCACGCCGAAGGAGCATCTCGGCCTGCCAGACCGGAACGACGTGAAAGTCGGCGTTATCACCTACAAGCTCGCCGCCCACGCCGCAGACCTCGCCAAGGGCCACCCCGCCGCGCAGATCCGCGACGATGCGCTATCCCGCGCCCGGTTCGAGTTCCGCTGGGAGGACCAGTTCAATCTCTCATTGGACCCGGAAACCGCCCGCGACTATCATGACCAGACCCTGCCCAAAGAAGCCCACAAGGTCGCCCATTTCTGCTCCATGTGCGGCCCGAAATTCTGCTCCATGAAGATCACGGCAGAGGTGCGGGACTATGCGGCCGGCATGACCGACAATGAGAAGGCCGACCTGGAGAAACAGGCGAAAGAGGCCGAGGAAGGCATGAAGGCCAAGAGCGCGGAATATGAGGCGATGGGGCGGAAGCTCTATGTGGAGCGGGGAACGAAATGA
- a CDS encoding AIPR family protein: MSLELKRSFLEDELDLFSEEADLTDDLAFMHWFYRRHFDLDDEDEIPPDEIVDGSGERQIDLFRIDIDDIEQRSHIWLIQTKTSKSFGANTVSLMKAGLDFIFKTKRKKVLELKNQKFVQKILEARDVIKQYGNTNISVSCLYVTLGDDQNLPEEALENASNIMDEYESGGVFGDFEFKFCGVHELDRILNIRRNRARKINFDLPIAYDANRPSIIEFESAGVGSLLCTVRGEDLAKLALVEPRDAVFDANVRGNLGLGGRVNKNIYASSIENEQAKYFWFMNNGITMVCDAFSIVRDPDSPMVKLTNLQIINGCQTTSSIRAAYEAGELSEDVKLQLKIYQSKDRSFVDNVVVATNNQNAIGTRDLHANDEIQLLIQRRIEEDYDLFYERKRGEAKSANVPKSKVINMEKAGQAYLAVFKRQPTISRAQKYKVYAPEYYSEIFEKGRPSQIAVSHELYKYSETLGRKAYRELEDDDPLRNILNYGVFHITRIMWWVLEKETDIDTADHASLITKIRSGTKRIEKVHERATDILFDIVDENNESFVNLNNYFKKTASQQDINKHLVKLEKDD; the protein is encoded by the coding sequence ATGAGCTTGGAACTAAAGCGGAGTTTTCTAGAGGATGAGCTAGACCTTTTCTCAGAGGAGGCCGACCTCACGGACGACCTGGCCTTCATGCATTGGTTTTATCGCAGGCATTTCGACCTTGATGACGAAGATGAGATACCACCTGACGAAATTGTAGACGGATCCGGCGAACGCCAAATCGACCTGTTTCGAATCGACATTGATGACATTGAGCAACGCTCGCACATATGGCTGATCCAAACGAAAACTTCGAAGAGTTTTGGTGCAAATACAGTATCGTTAATGAAGGCCGGACTCGACTTCATCTTCAAAACTAAACGAAAAAAGGTTCTCGAACTAAAGAACCAAAAGTTTGTCCAAAAGATACTCGAAGCACGCGACGTTATCAAACAGTATGGAAACACAAATATCTCTGTTTCGTGCCTGTATGTGACACTTGGGGATGATCAAAACCTACCGGAAGAGGCGCTCGAGAACGCTTCCAATATAATGGATGAGTATGAGTCTGGAGGCGTGTTTGGGGACTTTGAGTTTAAATTTTGTGGGGTTCACGAACTCGACCGCATTCTTAACATTCGGCGGAACCGGGCCCGAAAGATAAACTTCGACCTCCCAATTGCGTATGACGCCAACCGACCCTCAATTATCGAGTTTGAAAGTGCCGGTGTTGGAAGTTTGCTCTGTACTGTCCGAGGAGAAGATTTAGCAAAGCTTGCTCTAGTTGAGCCTCGCGATGCCGTATTCGATGCCAACGTCCGCGGAAACTTGGGGTTGGGCGGGCGAGTGAACAAAAACATCTACGCCAGTTCTATCGAGAACGAGCAAGCCAAGTACTTCTGGTTTATGAACAATGGCATCACCATGGTTTGCGATGCATTTAGCATCGTGCGTGATCCAGATTCTCCTATGGTTAAGCTCACGAACCTGCAGATTATAAATGGTTGTCAGACCACTTCGTCGATTAGGGCCGCATATGAGGCTGGTGAATTGTCTGAAGATGTGAAGTTGCAGCTAAAAATTTACCAGTCAAAAGACCGGAGCTTCGTAGACAATGTTGTTGTGGCGACCAACAATCAAAACGCTATCGGCACCCGAGACTTGCATGCGAATGACGAAATCCAGCTTCTCATCCAGCGGCGCATTGAGGAAGACTATGACTTGTTCTATGAACGAAAGCGAGGCGAAGCGAAGAGCGCGAACGTCCCAAAGTCTAAAGTCATTAACATGGAGAAGGCTGGGCAAGCATATTTAGCGGTCTTCAAACGCCAGCCAACAATTAGTCGGGCTCAAAAATACAAAGTATATGCACCGGAATACTATTCTGAAATATTTGAGAAGGGCAGACCTTCGCAAATTGCTGTTTCTCATGAACTGTACAAATATTCGGAAACGCTTGGGCGGAAAGCGTACCGTGAACTCGAAGATGATGATCCCCTGAGGAATATTCTAAATTACGGTGTATTCCACATCACGAGAATTATGTGGTGGGTTCTGGAGAAAGAGACAGATATTGACACCGCCGATCACGCTTCGCTGATTACAAAGATTAGAAGCGGAACTAAGCGTATCGAAAAAGTCCATGAGCGTGCGACAGACATACTTTTTGATATAGTGGATGAAAACAACGAGAGCTTCGTAAATTTGAATAATTACTTCAAGAAAACAGCCTCCCAGCAAGACATAAATAAGCATTTGGTGAAGCTGGAAAAGGATGACTAG
- a CDS encoding SlyX family protein, producing the protein MSDTPSTASRLDELEMRVVHQDQTIEDLNAAITAQWKLIERLEREVARLAERVADAEQSSGDAAPVDRPPPHY; encoded by the coding sequence ATGTCCGACACACCCAGCACCGCCTCCCGCCTCGACGAGCTTGAAATGCGTGTGGTCCATCAGGACCAGACGATTGAGGACCTCAATGCGGCCATCACGGCGCAGTGGAAGCTGATCGAGCGGCTGGAGCGTGAGGTCGCGCGCCTCGCCGAGCGGGTCGCTGACGCCGAACAGTCAAGCGGCGACGCGGCCCCTGTCGACCGCCCGCCCCCTCACTATTAG
- a CDS encoding DUF4168 domain-containing protein, with protein MNKLISKALTSVAAVALMGAPAAFAQGTAPATEAAPQQVAPVTDTEVTQFVAANEKVGSIAADMNEDLSGDETKAELAELQESAQTQMIAAIEEEGLTAGRFTQIMQLAQTDPDVNARVVSEMDG; from the coding sequence ATGAACAAGCTGATTTCGAAAGCCCTGACATCCGTCGCCGCCGTCGCCCTGATGGGCGCGCCCGCTGCCTTTGCGCAGGGCACAGCCCCGGCCACCGAAGCGGCGCCGCAACAGGTCGCGCCGGTGACCGACACCGAGGTGACGCAATTCGTAGCCGCCAATGAAAAGGTCGGCAGCATCGCCGCCGACATGAATGAAGACTTGTCGGGTGATGAAACCAAGGCCGAACTCGCCGAGCTTCAGGAAAGTGCGCAGACGCAGATGATCGCCGCCATCGAGGAAGAAGGCCTGACTGCCGGACGCTTCACGCAGATCATGCAGCTTGCGCAGACCGACCCTGACGTGAACGCACGGGTCGTCTCCGAAATGGACGGTTAG